The following coding sequences lie in one Seriola aureovittata isolate HTS-2021-v1 ecotype China chromosome 5, ASM2101889v1, whole genome shotgun sequence genomic window:
- the upb1 gene encoding beta-ureidopropionase isoform X1 yields MSACEFESLEKTLESHLPEPELTEVKRILFGKETKKLDLPPSAVEAASERDFELKGYRFEATQEQLRPARKIRVGLIQHHVVLPTDAPIIDQINGMHNRIGEMVEVAAICGVNIVCFQETWTMPFAFCTREKEPWTEFAESAEEGNTTRFCQELAKKYNMVVVSPILEREELHNTLWNTAVVISNSGNVLGKSRKNHIPRIGDFNESTYYMEGDTGHTVFQTQFGKIAVNICYGRHHPLNWFMYSMNGAEIIFNPSATVGALSEPMWPIEARNAAIANHCFTCAINRVGTENFKSEFTSGDGKKAHHDFGHFYGSSYVAAPDGSRTPGLSRTRDGLLVVEMDLNLNRQLSDKWSFKMTGRYAEYAEELTKAVRHDFKPNIVKE; encoded by the exons ATGTCCGCGTGTGAGTTTGAATCCCTGGAGAAAACTCTGGAGTCTCACCTGCCGGAGCCTGAGCTCACCGAGGTCAAACGCATCTTATTCGGGAAGGAAACAAA GAAGTTGGACCTCCCTCCGAGTGCTGTGGAAGCTGCTTCTGAGCGTGACTTTGAGCTGAAGGGTTACAGGTTTGAGGCTACGCAGGAACAGCTGAGGCCGGCAAGGAAGATCCGGGTTGGACTCATTCAGCACCATGTTGTTCTGCCTACTGACGCCCCCATCATAGACCAG ATCAATGGCATGCACAACCGGATTGGTGAAATGGTGGAGGTAGCAGCCATATGCGGTGTAAACATCGTCTGCTTTCAGGAGACCTGGA CCATGCCCTTTGCTTTCTGCACCCGCGAAAAAGAGCCATGGACAGAGTTTGCAGAGTCTGCTGAAGAAGGAAACACCACACGCTTCTGCCAAGAA CTGgccaaaaaatacaacatggtaGTCGTTTCCCCAATTCTGGAGCGAGAGGAGCTGCACAACACTCTGTGGAACACAGCAGTGGTGATCTCCAACTCTGGAAATGTGCTGGGAAAGAGCAGGAAGAACCATATTCCCAGGATTGGAGACTTTAATGAG TCCACGTATTATATGGAGGGCGACACTGGCCACACAGTGTTCCAGACACAGTTTGGGAAGATAGCTGTGAACATCTGCTACGGGCGCCATCACCCTCTCAACTggttcatgtacagtatgaacGGGGCTGAGATCATTTTCAACCCCTCAGCTACTGTTGGAGCCCTGAG TGAGCCCATGTGGCCAATAGAGGCCAGGAATGCAGCAATAGCTAACCACTGTTTTACTTGTGCAATCAACCGTGTTGGGACG GAGAATTTCAAAAGTGAGTTCACATCTGGTGATGGAAAAAAAG CTCACCATGACTTTGGACACTTCTATGGATCCAGTTATGTGGCTGCTCCTGACGGCAGCCGGACCCCGGGGCTCTCTAGAACCCGTGACGGACTACTGGTGGTAGAAATGGATCTCAACCTGAACAGACAACTCAGTGACAAATGGAGTTTTAAG ATGACTGGGAGGTATGCTGAGTATGCAGAGGAACTTACCAAGGCTGTTAGACATGACTTTAAACCCAACATAGTGAAGGAGTAG
- the LOC130169529 gene encoding uncharacterized protein C22orf15: MFVTILFGDSGMEMLNLNCRLINFLHHLKERCGLDFKECVDLMDSSGSVMNLQAKQHSEALASSVLVERQCYVLLQVCNDDTGGQKYVSLLNNHSQSHPEFTELLRKLSNPNKGRDRKMRGGWTQRNNPAKQTRRKKNISANNKSHRMK; the protein is encoded by the exons atgtttgtcactATTCTGTTTGGAG ACAGCGGGATGGAAATGTTGAATCTCAACTGTAGGCTGATAAACTTCCTTCATCATCTAAAGGAGAGGTGCGGTCTGGACTTTAAAG AGTGCGTGGACCTGATGGACAGCAGTGGTTCAGTGATGAACTTACAGGCGAAGCAGCACAGCGAGGCTCTGGCCAGCAGCGTGCTGGTGGAGAGACAATGCTACGTCCTCCTACAAGTCTGCA ATGATGATACTGGGGGTCAGAAATACGTGTCTCTCCTAAACAACCACAGCCAGAGTCATCCTGAGTTTACAG AGCTGTTGAGGAAACTGTCAAACCCAAACAAGGGGAGGGACagaaagatgagaggaggatgGACACAGAGGAACAATCCGGCCAAACAaaccaggagaaaaaaaaacatctctgcaAATAACAAGAGCCACCGAATGAAGTAG
- the upb1 gene encoding beta-ureidopropionase isoform X2 yields MSACEFESLEKTLESHLPEPELTEVKRILFGKETKKLDLPPSAVEAASERDFELKGYRFEATQEQLRPARKIRVGLIQHHVVLPTDAPIIDQINGMHNRIGEMVEVAAICGVNIVCFQETWTMPFAFCTREKEPWTEFAESAEEGNTTRFCQELAKKYNMVVVSPILEREELHNTLWNTAVVISNSGNVLGKSRKNHIPRIGDFNESTYYMEGDTGHTVFQTQFGKIAVNICYGRHHPLNWFMYSMNGAEIIFNPSATVGALSEPMWPIEARNAAIANHCFTCAINRVGTENFKSEFTSGDGKKSSP; encoded by the exons ATGTCCGCGTGTGAGTTTGAATCCCTGGAGAAAACTCTGGAGTCTCACCTGCCGGAGCCTGAGCTCACCGAGGTCAAACGCATCTTATTCGGGAAGGAAACAAA GAAGTTGGACCTCCCTCCGAGTGCTGTGGAAGCTGCTTCTGAGCGTGACTTTGAGCTGAAGGGTTACAGGTTTGAGGCTACGCAGGAACAGCTGAGGCCGGCAAGGAAGATCCGGGTTGGACTCATTCAGCACCATGTTGTTCTGCCTACTGACGCCCCCATCATAGACCAG ATCAATGGCATGCACAACCGGATTGGTGAAATGGTGGAGGTAGCAGCCATATGCGGTGTAAACATCGTCTGCTTTCAGGAGACCTGGA CCATGCCCTTTGCTTTCTGCACCCGCGAAAAAGAGCCATGGACAGAGTTTGCAGAGTCTGCTGAAGAAGGAAACACCACACGCTTCTGCCAAGAA CTGgccaaaaaatacaacatggtaGTCGTTTCCCCAATTCTGGAGCGAGAGGAGCTGCACAACACTCTGTGGAACACAGCAGTGGTGATCTCCAACTCTGGAAATGTGCTGGGAAAGAGCAGGAAGAACCATATTCCCAGGATTGGAGACTTTAATGAG TCCACGTATTATATGGAGGGCGACACTGGCCACACAGTGTTCCAGACACAGTTTGGGAAGATAGCTGTGAACATCTGCTACGGGCGCCATCACCCTCTCAACTggttcatgtacagtatgaacGGGGCTGAGATCATTTTCAACCCCTCAGCTACTGTTGGAGCCCTGAG TGAGCCCATGTGGCCAATAGAGGCCAGGAATGCAGCAATAGCTAACCACTGTTTTACTTGTGCAATCAACCGTGTTGGGACG GAGAATTTCAAAAGTGAGTTCACATCTGGTGATGGAAAAAAA AGCTCACCATGA
- the adora2aa gene encoding adenosine A2a receptor a: MPDVPAASVLYIILELLIAVFSVLGNVLVCWAVCLNSNLQSITNFFVVSLAVADIAVGVLAIPFSIVISTGFCSNFYGCLFIACFVLVLTQSSIFSLLAIAIDRYIAIKIPLRYNSLVTGQRARGIIAICWVLSIIIGLTPMMGWHKLPGSSNSTCSPGLMKCLFEEVVVMEYMVYFNFFACVLIPLLLMLAIYLCIFMAARHQLKLIEVKAVHGEKSRSTLQKEVQAAKSLAIIVGLFAVCWLPLHIINCFTLFCPQCPRPPLWIMYVAIILSHANSVINPFIYAYRIREFRQTFRKIIRRHILGRQELLESGSSMRNSTHNSITDSIRLKANGLSFQLFTEHSSSSSCESSYHCPTHVSPVGGGLVAVSHPPLSVIISHCPKMEMCPLQALRQTQIPVAPHLQFEDDCSGPAVMEDKDRQNLGSAQVAPLFNKQDRRSYFSEVAKVS; this comes from the exons ATGCCGGACGTCCCCGCCGCCTCCGTCCTCTACATCATCCTGGAGCTGCTGATTGCTGTGTTCTCCGTGCTGGGCAATGTGCTGGTCTGCTGGGCCGTGTGCCTCAACAGCAACCTGCAGAGCATCACCAACTTCTTCGTGGTGTCACTGGCGGTGGCAGACATCGCCGTGGGCGTCCTGGCCATTCCCTTCTCCATCGTCATCAGCACCGGCTTCTGCTCCAACTTCTATGGCTGCCTGTTCATCGCCTGCTTCGTCCTGGTTCTCACACAGAGCTCCATCTTCAGCCTGCTGGCCATCGCTATAGACCGATACATCGCAATCAAGATACCTCTCAG GTACAACAGTCTGGTGACAGGCCAGCGAGCTCGAGGCATCATCGCCATCTGCTGGGTTTTATCCATCATCATCGGTCTGACCCCAATGATGGGCTGGCACAAGCTGCCCGGGAGCAGCAACAGCACCTGCAGCCCCGGCCTGATGAAGTGCCTGTTTGAGGAGGTGGTGGTCATGGAGTACATGGTCTACTTCAACTTTTTCGCCTGTGTGCTGATCCCTCTGCTGTTGATGCTGGCCATCTACCTGTGCATCTTCATGGCAGCCCGTCACCAGCTCAAGCTGATCGAGGTGAAAGCGGTTCATGGGGAGAAGTCGCGCTCCACGCTGCAGAAGGAGGTCCAGGCTGCCAAGTCTCTGGCCATCATTGTGGGGCTGTTTGCGGTTTGCTGGCTGCCGTTACACATCATCAACTGCTTCACCCTCttctgtcctcagtgtcctcgTCCGCCGCTCTGGATCATGTATGTGGCCATTATCCTGTCTCACGCCAACTCCGTGATCAACCCCTTCATCTACGCCTACCGGATCCGGGAGTTCAGACAAACCTTCCGTAAGATTATCCGGCGCCACATCCTGGGCCggcaggagctgctggagagtGGCAGCAGTATGCGCAACTCCACCCACAACAGCATCACAGACTCCATCAGACTCAAGGCCAACGGCCTCAGCTTTCAGCTTTTCActgagcacagcagcagcagcagctgtgagagCTCCTACCACTGCCCTACTCACGTCTCTCCTGTAGGGGGAGGCCTGGTGGCGGTATCCCACCCCCCTCTGTCGGTCATCATCTCCCACTGTCCTAAGATGGAGATGTGTCCATTGCAAGCCCTCAGACAAACTCAAATCCCAGTGGCTCCTCATCTGCAGTTTGAGGATGACTGCAGCGGACCAGCAGTCATGGAGGATAAGGACAGACAGAACCTCGGCTCTGCCCAGGTCGCACCGCTGTTCAACAAGCAGGACAGGAGGAGCTACTTCAGCGAGGTGGCAAAGGTGTCCTGA